TGACCGATAATATCAATCAAGGCCTGGTAATCATCCTCATGTGAGAGCTGAGAAAGCTCCAAAATTTTCTGAAAGGTCTCTGCAGACATCATCTGCCCAGCTACCTCTTCAAGGATAGTGGTTAGGATAGCAACTTCTTCCTTGATAGCATCCTTGTTGTTGTAGTTTTCTAACTTCTGAATTTTCATATTTCTCCCTAACTTTCTGTTTTAGCCATAGTCTGCTCTATTTCCTCTTCCCAGAGCTCCCGTTTTTCATTTGCATCAATATTTAAAACAAAGGCAATTCCTATAGAAATAACCAACAAGCTATTCCCTCCTTGTGATAGGAAGGGGAAGGTCACTCCCGTAGCGGGAATCAAGCCGGAAATACCACCGACATTGACAAAGGTCTGAATCAGCATCATCCCTGCTACTCCCAAAGCCATCATGGAATTGAAGGGGCGTCTAGCCCGGATACCCACCACAATAATTCTCAATATCAAAAAGAATAAGAGGGCGAGAATCAGGGAGGCTCCGACAAAGCCTAATTCTTCGATGACAATGGAAAAGACAAAGTCTGTATGGGCTTCTGGCAGATAGCCATTTTTCTCAATAGAATTTCCCAAGCCTCTACCCAGCCAACCGCCATTACTCATGGCGTAGTAAGAATTGGTCAGCTGCAAACCTGATTCTGTCGCGTTTTCAAAGGGATTGAAGTAGGCTGAGAAGCGACGGGCAATATAGCCAAAGACGGGAATCTGTGCCACCAAATCAACCCCTAAAATCCGAATGGAGCCCAACAAAATGGTTGCTCCCAGGACCAAGGCCATCAGGACTGTTGAGAACCAGCGATAAGCCACACCACTGACCGTTACCATGACCAAAATAATCAAAACTACAATCGTAGCATTCCCCAAATCGGGTAGGCTGGCTACCAACCCCAGGAAAAACAGGCTGACAATCCGCCAATCATTAAAGGCCTTGGGCATCCAGCTTCCCTTAATCAAGGCCTGGTAATCATAAACCTGGATATCCCTCTGCATAGCGGAAAATCGTGCCGCCAGGTACCAGACAATCAATAATTTCAAGTATTCCGCCGGTTGGAGACCGATGATCCCCCCCGGTCCCAAGCGAATCCAACCGTGGGCACCATTGACCGGATCAAAGAAATGCGACGCGACCAACATGGCTACTTCCAAGAGGAGAAATAAGCGAATCAGCCCCCTCTTCTTCAGGACCGTCAATTTCATCCGGTAGATGATAAACATGGCTACCAAACTCAGAATCCAGAAAAGTCCCTGGCTAATGACCATGCTAAAAGGATTTCCGCCCTTTTGTATTTGTAAGGCACTGGTTGTTGAATAGACAATAATCAAGCCAATCACTGAAAGAATCAGATAGGGCAAAAGAATAGAATAGTTCAGCAAATGCCGTTTATCAATCTTCATTGGTTCTCCTATAAAAAACAAGTTCTATGCTGTATATTATTTCTATTATAGCATAGTTTCATCAAAAAACGAGAGAATAGCCAAGCAGATTCAAAAATAAGGAACATTATTCTGTTCACTCAATTTTAATAAAATATACCGGCCTATTTCTCTGCAAAATCAGGAATGTCAATTGACCATTTTCACAACTATAATTTATTCTTCAAAGCATATAAAAAGCCAGAGGCAATCCTCTGACCTAGTTTGTTTAAGTGCTCTAGCTATTTGAGTTTATTGAAAGCTTTCAAGGTAGAATTCAACATCGTCTCCTTCTTGTAGAATTTGTTCTGCAGCACCTTTTTCTGCCAAGCTACCATTGACCTTATACATCCAGTAGGTATTACTGGCTGGATCCTGACTTTTTCCGTCGATGACCGTAACCATGCCGTTTTCTTCCTCGATATCGTGGTACTCTTCCAGGACATCCATGACAGAATCACTAGCTTCAAATCGGACATTTTTGGTAGAATTCTGACCATCACTCGTAATCCTCAAAGTGGCCTCAAGTAGCTGACTGGTTTCCTCTACCTGACTGCTAGCTGTAGGCTGGTTGCTCGTTGTCGAACACCCTAGCAAAACCAAGGCGGTTAGGACACTAACACAAATTCTTAGTAACCGTTTCATTTTATAAACCTCCGAAAAATCCCGTCAATAATTGGGTAAAATAAGGCAGTTGATACTGCATGGGCCACATCAAAACTCAAGCCATTTAGCCAATAGACCCATGGATTGACCCCAAATTGTAGGGCTGACAGAAGACTAATGACCAATCCATATAGAAAAGTGACTACAGCAGCTAACAACATAGGTATGAGGACTGAATTCCAATAGCTCAACCGCAGGCCGGACCATACCCATTTCCACACTAGCATGATAGCTGCAAAACTGAGAATCTGCCACAAAACAACTATCCCAAACCCCATATAAATAGCCGTCCCAAACATGGTCAAAGCCATGATGAGGAAAGCATCTGCCATGGGCAAAAAAAGGCTGGAGACTAAAAATATAGCTGTAATGGGCTTGATATTAGCAAAAGGAAAAAAGGCAAATCGAAGTGCTATGCAAACGCTGGCTAAGATAGCAATTCTACTAATTTTCTGGGTAGTCATGCAACTCCTACTTCATTTTTAGGACCTGTATTCTCATGCAAGAAACTTGTTGGACAAATTCGCAACGGAGAAAGGTTCCGCCCTTTAATGACAGGTTCTTATATCCATTAGTAGCATACCCCAATAGCCAGGATATGTCAAGCGGATGAAAGTTAGCTATTTCCTGCATAAATGAGACTATTTTTTTTGATTTTTCCAGATCTTTGAGTTAAAATAAAAAAGATGAGAAAGAGAATTAAACCTATCATTGTGATTGTTTTCTTTGCTCTATTCACTTCCTTGATTCTCTTGACTCGGACCATGGCTATCCAAGCTGAAAAACGGGCGGCAGCAATTCAAGAAGCTCAAATAGAAAAGGAAGCAAAGAAGATCACAAGCGCAAGCTCTACCTATGTCATAGAGAATGCTTTAGAAATGAAGCCAATCATTGACGTTTCCGCATGGCAACGACCTGAGGATATCGACTACGATACGCTCAGCGAACAGATTTCTGGAGCTATTATCCGGATTCAGAGTGGTTCCCATACAAAGAAAGAAAACTCTGCCACCGATAAAAATGGAATTGACAAGTCCTATAAGCAACATATTGAAGAATTTCAAAAGCGGGGAGTTCCCATCGCTGTCTATGCTTATGTGACAGGAAATTCTATAGAAGCCATGAAAAAAGAAGCCCAATCCTTCTACAAGCTGTCTTCACCTTACAAGCCAACCTTCTATTGGATGGACGTTGAGGAAAAGACCATGGGCGATATGGATGCCGGCGTCGAGGCTTTCAGACAGGAGTTAGTAGACCTTGGTGCTAAAAATATTGGACTCTATATTGGTACCTATTTTATGGATGAACATAGCATCACAGTAGATAAGTTTGATGCCCTGTGGATTCCAACCTATGGGACGGACTCGGGTTACTACAATGCCGCTCCCAACACTGATTTGCCCTACGACCTTCACCAATATACTTCACGAGGTTACTTGAATGGCTTTAAATACCATCTGGACCTCAACCTCATCACTAGCTTAAAAGACCCTAACGAGGTCTATCAAAAGCTCTTTACCGTTCCTGAGTAACAACTAAATAATTTCACAAAGGAGTGCTTCGGCTGAGATCGCATCTGCGAAATCCTCGAACCTGATCTAGGTAAGACTAGCGTAGGGATTGTGTTTTATGGATATCATAAAAAGCCAACCCTCCTTTCATTGCAACCATAAAGGAGGTTTTTTATGTCCCATACTAAATTACGTACCCTGGCTGAAGTAGCCATCTTCTCTGCCATTGCCCTGGTCTTTGACAAACTACCGCTCTTCACTATGCCTCAAGGTGGATCGGTTTCCTTGGTCATGCTGCCCATTCTCTTTCTGGCACTCAGACATGGCCTGGCTATCGGTGTGCTAGCAGGTGGAATTGTCGGTACCATCCAACTCTTCTACGGAGGCTACTTCCTCAATCCCTTCCAGGTCTTTCTGGATTACGCCTTATCCTATGCTGGAATTGGGTTGGCAGGGCTATTTACAAGACCTTTTAAAGCCAGTAAGACCAGCACAAGTGCAATCAGCTGGATTGGACTAGCCAGTCTACTTGGAGGCAATATTCGTTTCCTGGCCAACTTCCTGGCCGGAATCATCTTCTATGCTGACTACGCTACACCTGGTATGCCTGTCTGGCTCTACTCTCTTCAATATAATATCAGCTATATTCTGCCATCGACCCTGATTGCAGCAGGTCTGTTGATTATTCTCTACAAATCAAGACCTGCCTTCTTTAAAGTCAAATCATCCTAAGTCTGTCCGTTTTGGCAGGCTTTTTTCGACGAAATTCGGTCTATGTGCTATAATGGGTCCATTACATAATTTTGGAGGAATTTATGTCATCTTGGATTTCAAGAATTATCAAGGGAATGATTATCGCCCTTGGATTTATTTTGCCCGGTGTTTCTGGTGGTGTATTGGCTGCGATTTTGGGCATCTATGAGCGGCTCATCGGCTTTTTAGCCAATATTCGCAAGGATTTCAAGGAAAATTTGCTCTATTTTATCCCTGTTGGAATCGGGGGAATTTTGGGTATTGCCCTCTTCTCCTTCCCGGTTGAATTCCTGCTCAAGCACTTCCAGGTACCCGTTCTCTGGGCCTTTGCCGGTGCCATTGTAGGAACCATTCCTAGCCTGCTCAAGGAATCTACTCAAAAGAGCCAGCGTGACAGTATTGACTGGATTTGGCTGGTTGCAACCTTTATCGTCTCTGGTCTTTTGCTCTACAATTTGAACAGTTTGGTCGGAACCCTGCCAGCTAGCTTTGCTAGTTTTGTCTTGGCTGGTGCTCTGATTGCTCTGGGGATTTTGGTACCTGGGCTCAGCCCGTCTAACTTGCTTTTGATTTTAGGGATTTACACGCCTATGCTCAATGGATTCAAGTCCCTGGACCTGCTTGGCACTTTTCTGCCTATTGCTATCGGTGGGGCCCTAGCTATGGTGGCATTTTCTAAGTCCATGGACCATGCTCTCAAGGTCTACCACTCCCGCGTTTACCACTTTATCATCGGTATCGTCGCTTCATCCACCATTCTCATCCTTATCCCACAAGCAGGTAATGAGGAAGCCATTTCCTATGCTGGAGCTGGCATCGGAACCTGGCTTGCTGCCCTTGTCCTCTTTGTTCTTGGTGCCTGGCTTGGCCTTTGGATGAGCAAACTCGAGGAAAAATACAAGTAGGAGGTTATCCTATGGCAAAGAAAGAAAAAATCAAGAAAACCTTGGTCGACCAGATTCTGGACAAGGCCAAAATTGCCCACGACAGTCTGGTCATCAATGCCCTTGAAGGCAAGGTACCTGAAGGTATCCAAATGGAACAAATCTACAAAACCCTGGCCCTAAAAGGTGATAAGACAGGGCCCATTATCGGAATTGTTCCCATTACCGAGCACCTGTCCGAAAAGAAATTGGCCAAGGTCTCTGGCAACAAGAAGGTCACCATGATTCCACAAAAGGATCTGGAAAAGACAACCGGCTATGTCCACGGTGCCAACAACCCTGTCGGTATCCGGCAAAAGCACAATTTTCCTATCTACATAGACCAGTCAGCACTGGAAACGGGCTACATGATTGTCTCTGCTGGTGAAGTGGGCCGTTCCATCGGCATTGATAGTCAGGTCCTGGCTGATTTTGTCAAGGCTAGTTTTTCCGATTTGACCGAGGGAGACTAGCATGAGGATTTACTTTATCCGCCACGGCAAGACCGAGTGGAATCTGGAAGGTCGATTTCAGGGTTATTCTGGAGATTCGGCTCTCTTGCCTGAATCTTATCAGGATTTAGAAAAACTAGGCAAATACCTTGCTGAAATCCCCTTTGATGCTATTTATTCTAGTGATTTGCAGCGCGCACATAGCACTGCCGTAGAAATTGCCAAAGCCAATCACCATTGCCAAACCGTTCTAATCACGCAACAATTACGTGAATGGAATTTTGGAACGTTAGAAGGAAGCAAGATGGCAATTTTTCGTGCCATCTACCCCAAACAAGCCTGGGCACTCAAACATAATCTAGCCCTTTTTGACAATGACCTATTTGAAGCAGAAAGTGTCCATCAAGTTACTCAACGGATGGTGGATTTTATCCAATCATTAAAAAGACAGGACATGGATAGGGTCTTAATTGTCAGCCACGGAGCTATCCTAACCGCTTCCATCCACCGGCTGCTCGGATTTACACCCGCCCAGCTCCGTCACCGCGGTGGTTTGGATAATGCTTCCATTTCCATTTTGGAAACGACAGACTTTGAACACTTTACCGAGCTGGTTTGGAATGATACTCGCTATAAATCTCACTAAGAAAGCAGTTTCCTGCTTTCTTTTTTGCTGATTTTTTACCTCTTCTATGATAGAATAGAAGGAACAGACTTTGGAGGAATGAAAATTTTATGTCTACTGAACATTTTGAAGAATTGAATGACCAACAACTTGTCCGTCGTGAGAAAATGACAGCTCTTGCAGAACAGGGCATTGACCCCTTCGGTAAGCGATTTGAACGCTCTGCTGATTCTGCTCAGTTGAAGGAACAATACGAAGACAAATCAAAAGAAGAATTGGAAGAGCTGGGTCAAACGGCTATTATCGCTGGTCGTATCATGACCAAACGCGGTAAGGGTAAGGCTGGCTTTGCCCATATCCAAGACCGTGAAGGGCAAATTCAAATTTATGTCCGTAAGGATGATGTTGGCGAAGAAAATTACGAAATCTTCAAAAAAGCTGACTTGGGTGACTTTGTCGGTGTTGAGGGCGACGTCTTCAAAACAAACGTGGGCGAATTGTCTATCCACGCTCGCAAGCTGACCCATCTGTCTAAGGCGCTCCGCCCATTGCCAGAAAAATTCCACGGTTTGACAGACATCGAAACCCGCTACCGCAAGCGTTATTTGGATTTGATTACCAACCGTGAGAGCTTTGACCGCTTTATCACGCGCTCAAAAATCATTTCTGAAATCCGTCGTTACCTGGACGGACTTGGTTTTTTGGAAGTGGAAACGCCCGTTCTCCACAATGAGGCTGGTGGTGCTGCTGCCCGTCCATTTATTACCCACCACAATGCACAAAACATTGATATGGTCTTGCGTATCGCGACTGAATTGCACCTCAAACGCCTGATTGTCGGTGGTATGGAGCGTGTCTATGAAATCGGCCGTATCTTCCGTAACGAGGGTATGGACGCCACTCACAACCCTGAGTTTACTTCAATTGAGGTCTACCAGGCCTATGCTGACTACCAAGACATCATGGACTTGACCGAGGGCATTATCCAACATACTGCTAAGGCAGTTGTCGGCGACGGTCCTGTTACTTATCAAGGAACTGAAATTGCTATCCACGAGCCATTCAAGCGTATCCACATGGTCGATGCTATTAAGGAACAAACTGGTGTGGACTTCTGGCAGGAGATGAGCTTAGAAGAAGCTATCGCCCTGGCAAACGAACACAAGGTTCCTGTAGAAAAACACCATACAGAAGTTGGCCAAATCATCAACAGCTTCTTTGAAGAGTACGTTGAAGCAACTCTTATCCAACCAACATTTGTCTATGGTCACCCAGTAGCCGTGTCACCACTAGCTAAGAAAAACGATGAAGACCCACGCTTCACAGACCGCTTTGAGCTCTTCATCATGACAAAGGAATACGGAAATGCCTTTACAGAATTGAACGACCCAATCGATCAATTGGAACGCTTCGAAGCCCAAGCTAAAGCCAAAGAATTGGGTGATGACGAAGCAACAGGCGTGGACTACGACTATATCGAAGCCCTCGAATACGGTATGCCACCAACAGGTGGACTTGGAATCGGAATCGACCGCCTCTGCATGCTCTTGACAGATACTACTACTATTCGAGATGTGCTCCTATTCCCTACTATGAAGTAAGTTTGAGATGAATGCAGTTTTAGGGACTCATATCAATTCCAATAGTCCACTGGACTATTGGACTCCCTAATATGAAATATGCTCTAGCTGAACGCAAATTTATAGCTTCACACCAATTCCAACTAGAAAATCAAAAAAATGAGTTACAGTTTCATTGCTGTAGCTCATTTTCTCTTCTAATCAAACAAATTTCCTAGTCCGGCAAAGGGATTGTTGGTCACGACTTCTTGCTGACCTAGCATCTGTTGGTTTTCATCAAACTCTAAAAATTTCTCATATACCTGGGCGGTCATACGAGCATCTTCTAGGCTATTGTGCCCTCGTCCCTTGACACCCAGATAGTCCGCCACTGAGGTCAGCTTGAGATTGACGATACTGTTTAAGTCTGTTGACCGACGCTCCAAGGCCTCTTCATAGAGGTCAACCTGGTACTGGTCCTTCAAATCCAGACCATTTTCTGCCAGAATAGGTAGATCAGACTTCATAGCATTGTAACCGATGAGGGCTGCTTGTCCCACAAAGGCCTGAAAATCTGCTAAAACTGTCTCTATTTTAGGGGCAGTTTTAATCTTCTCTGCGGTGATACCTGTCAAACCGTTGATAAAGGACTGGAGGGGAATATCTGTGTAAACATAGCTGTCGAACTGGTCCACTTCCTCATGGTTGACAAACTTAACTGCCGACAGCTGGATTAGCTGATAAGCACCGTTGGCCGCATTAAATTCCAAATCAAACGCTACATATTCCTGTAAATTTTCCATTTTGCACCCTCAAACATCTATTTCTGCATCTATTATACACCATTTTTTCCTAAAATGGACAGATAAAAAGGCTGGCGAATACCAGCCTTTCAGTGAGGGCAAATTTACTTTTCAGCTTCTTCTTTTTTAGCAAAATATTCTCGCACAATCGGTGCGACTTTTTTACCATAAAGCTCGATAGCACGGAGGACATCCTCATGTGGCATAGAGCCGATTGGCAAGTGGAGGAAGAAACGCTCCAAATCCAAGGTTTCGATAGTTTGGATAATTTTTGCGGCGACGTGCTGTGGATCGCCAACAATGCTTGCTCCTTCATCTGTCAAAGAATAGAGGTATTGGGCCTTGGTCATTTCAGACCAGTGTGGCCGGTCCTTGGCGATATTGTTAGTGACCACTTTAGTTGGGTGGAAGTATTCCTCAACAGCCTTGTCATGGTCGTCAGCTATCCAACCCCAAGAATGGGCCGCAACCTTGGTCTTCTTCGGATCGTGACCTGAGTTACGAGCAACCTTGCGATAGGCATCTGCCAATGGTTTAAAGCGATGGGCACCTGCACCAATGACTGCATACACGATTGGCAGGCCTTTTTGGGCAATCTTGATGGTTGACTCGACATTGCCACCAGTCGCTACCCAGATAGGAAAATCTTCCTGAACAGGTCGCGGATATACAGGCCTATTGTCCACCGACTGGGTGAATTTACCACCCCAAGTCAAGTTGGTAGCCTTGTCAATCTCTAAAAGCATATCCAATTTTTCATCGAACAGTTCTTCATAGTCATGCAAATCATAACCAAACAAGGGGAAGGACTCCGTAAAGGAACCACGGCCAGCCATGATTTCCGCTCTGCCGTTTGACAAAGCATCAATGGTGGTGTACTGCTGATAGAGGCGGACTGGATCCATAGAGGAAAGAATCGAAACTGCTGATGTCAGTTTGATATGCTTGGTATTGACAGCACCTGCTGCCAGGACAATTTCAGGTGCAGAGACCGCAAAATCTTCGCGGTGATGCTCCCCAATCCCATAGACATCCAGGCCAACCTGGTCTGCCAGTTCAATCTCTTTGACCAGCTGACGAATGCGCTCGTCGTGGCTGTACGTTTCTCCTGTCTTTTCAAGGGGGGTTGTTTCGCCAAATGTTGAAATACCTAATTCTACCATGATGTTACTCCTTTAATCTGAATGATGTCCTTATTTTATCTTTAACTAGTGATAATGTCAAGCCGTTTGCTCACAGAAAAACGACTAGGAAAAACCTAATCGTTTTGAATGTTATTCATATCGCAGTGCTTCAATTGGATCCAATTTAGAAGCCTTATTTGCTGGGAGGACACCGAAGATGATACCAACTAGGGCTGAGAAGGCGAGACTCCCCAGAACCACTGGGATAGAGATGACGGCGGACATACCCTCACCCATGACCTTGCTGATATTGAGCAAAACGACAGTCGTTTGGGCGATTAAGAGACCAATGGCACCGCCCAGAGTGGTCAAGACCATAGCCTCAATCAAGAACTGACTCAAGATATTGGCACGAGTCGCTCCCAGTGCCTTCCGCAGACCGATTTCCCGTGTCCGCTCGGTCACGGATACCAGCATAATGTTCATCACGCCGATACCGCCGACCAAGAGGGAGATACCTGCAACCGCACCTATAAAGGTGGTCACAATACCTAGCTCACTCTTGAAACTTTCAATCATGGCAGACATGTCAAAAATATCATAGCGAGCCTCTTTTAGACCAGAAACCCTAGTCAGATAGTCCGCGGCAGCCTGACCAATCTCTGTGGCCCTGGTCACGTCTTCGACATAGACATAGAGTCCAGAATTTTCTTTCATGCCCATCTCTGCAGCAACCTGGGTATTGGCCATAATGGCATTACCGCCTGAGTTCATCCCAAACATGGCCGTACCAGCATTGGGCTCCTTGTAAACACCGATAACTAGATAGGCATTGCCATTGAGAGAAACCGTCTGGTTGAGGGAGGCTTCCATGGAGCCAAACAGTTTTTCAGCCAAATTGACATCCAACATGATAATGCGAGCAAAGCGACTATAGTCATTAGGAGTGAACTTGCGTCCTGCCAAAATTTCTAGATTTTTGACATCAAAATAGGAATGGCTGACCCCATTGATGGTCACATTATCAGCTGATTTGTTACCGGCTTCTATTGTTCCCATATTACTCAAATTGATATAGTAGTTGCTTAAACCGTCAATTTCCAGAAGTCCTTGCAACATGCTATGGGTCAAGTCAGGCTCTTCTTCCATAGACATTTCCCCAGTGAAGCCAGCATTAAATAAACCCGACGAAACCTCTTCTAAATTTACATAAGGAGAAAAATGGACAGAGACATTATTTTGCTCACCAGCCAGGGCCTTCTCCATGGATTTCTGTAGGCCTTCACCTAGAGCCATGATGATAACAACAGCAGCCACACCGATAATGATACCCAGCATGGTGAGGAGGGAGCGCATCTTGTGGGCTAGGATTGATTTTAAGGCAAATTTCCAATTTTCCATTAAGACTCCTCCCTTCTTCTGTCCTCAGTGATAATCCCGTCCCGAAGAACGATTTTCCGCTTGGCATAGGCGGCAATCTCTGGCTCGTGGGTGACCATGATAATGGTCTTACCTTCATTATTGAGCTCAGTCAAAAGCTCCATAATCTGCTGGCCAGTCTTGGTATCCAGGGCCCCCGTCGGCTCATCCGCCAAGATAATGGCTGGGCTATTGACCAAGGCACGCGCAATAGCCACCCGTTGCTTTTGACCTCCAGACAATTCCGACGGCAGGTGGTCCATACGTTCTGCCAATTCAACTTTTTCTAGGTAACGTTTGGCCTTTTTCTTACGTTGGTTGGACGGTACTCCTGCATAAATCAGGGGTAACTCCACATTCTGCAAGGCGTTGAGCTTGGCAAGGAGGAAGAATTGTTGGAAGACAAAACCGATTTGGTCATTGCGGACCTGGGCCAACTTTTTCTCCGATAACTGGCTGACTTCCTCGCCTTCTAGCCAATAGTTGCCAGAACTAGACCTGTCCAGCAAACCAATAATGTTCATGAGAGTGGATTTACCAGACCCAGACGGTCCCATAATGGCTAGAAATTCTCCTTCTTCGACTTCCAAATCAATATCCTTGAGAACTCGCAACTCCTG
The sequence above is a segment of the Streptococcus suis genome. Coding sequences within it:
- a CDS encoding DUF368 domain-containing protein — translated: MSSWISRIIKGMIIALGFILPGVSGGVLAAILGIYERLIGFLANIRKDFKENLLYFIPVGIGGILGIALFSFPVEFLLKHFQVPVLWAFAGAIVGTIPSLLKESTQKSQRDSIDWIWLVATFIVSGLLLYNLNSLVGTLPASFASFVLAGALIALGILVPGLSPSNLLLILGIYTPMLNGFKSLDLLGTFLPIAIGGALAMVAFSKSMDHALKVYHSRVYHFIIGIVASSTILILIPQAGNEEAISYAGAGIGTWLAALVLFVLGAWLGLWMSKLEEKYK
- a CDS encoding histidine phosphatase family protein, with the protein product MRIYFIRHGKTEWNLEGRFQGYSGDSALLPESYQDLEKLGKYLAEIPFDAIYSSDLQRAHSTAVEIAKANHHCQTVLITQQLREWNFGTLEGSKMAIFRAIYPKQAWALKHNLALFDNDLFEAESVHQVTQRMVDFIQSLKRQDMDRVLIVSHGAILTASIHRLLGFTPAQLRHRGGLDNASISILETTDFEHFTELVWNDTRYKSH
- a CDS encoding aminoacyl-tRNA deacylase, translating into MAKKEKIKKTLVDQILDKAKIAHDSLVINALEGKVPEGIQMEQIYKTLALKGDKTGPIIGIVPITEHLSEKKLAKVSGNKKVTMIPQKDLEKTTGYVHGANNPVGIRQKHNFPIYIDQSALETGYMIVSAGEVGRSIGIDSQVLADFVKASFSDLTEGD
- a CDS encoding glycoside hydrolase family 25 protein, with translation MRKRIKPIIVIVFFALFTSLILLTRTMAIQAEKRAAAIQEAQIEKEAKKITSASSTYVIENALEMKPIIDVSAWQRPEDIDYDTLSEQISGAIIRIQSGSHTKKENSATDKNGIDKSYKQHIEEFQKRGVPIAVYAYVTGNSIEAMKKEAQSFYKLSSPYKPTFYWMDVEEKTMGDMDAGVEAFRQELVDLGAKNIGLYIGTYFMDEHSITVDKFDALWIPTYGTDSGYYNAAPNTDLPYDLHQYTSRGYLNGFKYHLDLNLITSLKDPNEVYQKLFTVPE
- a CDS encoding LLM class flavin-dependent oxidoreductase, whose amino-acid sequence is MVELGISTFGETTPLEKTGETYSHDERIRQLVKEIELADQVGLDVYGIGEHHREDFAVSAPEIVLAAGAVNTKHIKLTSAVSILSSMDPVRLYQQYTTIDALSNGRAEIMAGRGSFTESFPLFGYDLHDYEELFDEKLDMLLEIDKATNLTWGGKFTQSVDNRPVYPRPVQEDFPIWVATGGNVESTIKIAQKGLPIVYAVIGAGAHRFKPLADAYRKVARNSGHDPKKTKVAAHSWGWIADDHDKAVEEYFHPTKVVTNNIAKDRPHWSEMTKAQYLYSLTDEGASIVGDPQHVAAKIIQTIETLDLERFFLHLPIGSMPHEDVLRAIELYGKKVAPIVREYFAKKEEAEK
- the lysS gene encoding lysine--tRNA ligase, whose translation is MSTEHFEELNDQQLVRREKMTALAEQGIDPFGKRFERSADSAQLKEQYEDKSKEELEELGQTAIIAGRIMTKRGKGKAGFAHIQDREGQIQIYVRKDDVGEENYEIFKKADLGDFVGVEGDVFKTNVGELSIHARKLTHLSKALRPLPEKFHGLTDIETRYRKRYLDLITNRESFDRFITRSKIISEIRRYLDGLGFLEVETPVLHNEAGGAAARPFITHHNAQNIDMVLRIATELHLKRLIVGGMERVYEIGRIFRNEGMDATHNPEFTSIEVYQAYADYQDIMDLTEGIIQHTAKAVVGDGPVTYQGTEIAIHEPFKRIHMVDAIKEQTGVDFWQEMSLEEAIALANEHKVPVEKHHTEVGQIINSFFEEYVEATLIQPTFVYGHPVAVSPLAKKNDEDPRFTDRFELFIMTKEYGNAFTELNDPIDQLERFEAQAKAKELGDDEATGVDYDYIEALEYGMPPTGGLGIGIDRLCMLLTDTTTIRDVLLFPTMK
- the thiT gene encoding energy-coupled thiamine transporter ThiT, with protein sequence MSHTKLRTLAEVAIFSAIALVFDKLPLFTMPQGGSVSLVMLPILFLALRHGLAIGVLAGGIVGTIQLFYGGYFLNPFQVFLDYALSYAGIGLAGLFTRPFKASKTSTSAISWIGLASLLGGNIRFLANFLAGIIFYADYATPGMPVWLYSLQYNISYILPSTLIAAGLLIILYKSRPAFFKVKSS
- a CDS encoding ABC transporter permease, with translation MENWKFALKSILAHKMRSLLTMLGIIIGVAAVVIIMALGEGLQKSMEKALAGEQNNVSVHFSPYVNLEEVSSGLFNAGFTGEMSMEEEPDLTHSMLQGLLEIDGLSNYYINLSNMGTIEAGNKSADNVTINGVSHSYFDVKNLEILAGRKFTPNDYSRFARIIMLDVNLAEKLFGSMEASLNQTVSLNGNAYLVIGVYKEPNAGTAMFGMNSGGNAIMANTQVAAEMGMKENSGLYVYVEDVTRATEIGQAAADYLTRVSGLKEARYDIFDMSAMIESFKSELGIVTTFIGAVAGISLLVGGIGVMNIMLVSVTERTREIGLRKALGATRANILSQFLIEAMVLTTLGGAIGLLIAQTTVVLLNISKVMGEGMSAVISIPVVLGSLAFSALVGIIFGVLPANKASKLDPIEALRYE
- a CDS encoding ABC transporter ATP-binding protein, with product MKNQLIKLTQINKSYKNGDQELRVLKDIDLEVEEGEFLAIMGPSGSGKSTLMNIIGLLDRSSSGNYWLEGEEVSQLSEKKLAQVRNDQIGFVFQQFFLLAKLNALQNVELPLIYAGVPSNQRKKKAKRYLEKVELAERMDHLPSELSGGQKQRVAIARALVNSPAIILADEPTGALDTKTGQQIMELLTELNNEGKTIIMVTHEPEIAAYAKRKIVLRDGIITEDRRREES
- a CDS encoding DUF4430 domain-containing protein; protein product: MKRLLRICVSVLTALVLLGCSTTSNQPTASSQVEETSQLLEATLRITSDGQNSTKNVRFEASDSVMDVLEEYHDIEEENGMVTVIDGKSQDPASNTYWMYKVNGSLAEKGAAEQILQEGDDVEFYLESFQ
- a CDS encoding 3'-5' exonuclease, whose translation is MENLQEYVAFDLEFNAANGAYQLIQLSAVKFVNHEEVDQFDSYVYTDIPLQSFINGLTGITAEKIKTAPKIETVLADFQAFVGQAALIGYNAMKSDLPILAENGLDLKDQYQVDLYEEALERRSTDLNSIVNLKLTSVADYLGVKGRGHNSLEDARMTAQVYEKFLEFDENQQMLGQQEVVTNNPFAGLGNLFD
- a CDS encoding FtsW/RodA/SpoVE family cell cycle protein, whose product is MKIDKRHLLNYSILLPYLILSVIGLIIVYSTTSALQIQKGGNPFSMVISQGLFWILSLVAMFIIYRMKLTVLKKRGLIRLFLLLEVAMLVASHFFDPVNGAHGWIRLGPGGIIGLQPAEYLKLLIVWYLAARFSAMQRDIQVYDYQALIKGSWMPKAFNDWRIVSLFFLGLVASLPDLGNATIVVLIILVMVTVSGVAYRWFSTVLMALVLGATILLGSIRILGVDLVAQIPVFGYIARRFSAYFNPFENATESGLQLTNSYYAMSNGGWLGRGLGNSIEKNGYLPEAHTDFVFSIVIEELGFVGASLILALLFFLILRIIVVGIRARRPFNSMMALGVAGMMLIQTFVNVGGISGLIPATGVTFPFLSQGGNSLLVISIGIAFVLNIDANEKRELWEEEIEQTMAKTES